A window of Pan paniscus chromosome 16, NHGRI_mPanPan1-v2.0_pri, whole genome shotgun sequence genomic DNA:
TCTTCCAAGAGGAGGGTCATCTTGGGAGCTGAACAGCCTACTCTCGATGGAGAGGATGCCCTCCCATGCCCTCCAGGGACCTGAGGCTTGTGGCTCTTCCCGTGCATGGGCCTCATTGCTGTGCCAGCCTAGACTATGCCCTCTCACATACAAATGAACCAACTCTAAAGTCTCATTGTCTTTGATGTCCTGGTCGTACAAGTCATACCTGATTCGATGCAGGCAGCCCAACCCGGGAACAGACCTGTTCTCTCAGGCCTAGTAGCAATGCATCAAGATAGCCTGCAACTGATGTGGGGAATCTTGGGGCAGGTTTGCCTGCACAGGGGTCATTTCTACAGATGATCCTACGGCTTATAGGAGACGCAGCGGAAAGggtaaggagagaaagaaaggtacATTAGGGAAACACTTTCAGGAGTTTTGCCACCACATTACTCTCCTGGCTTAAAACTCCTCAATCTCTCCCCATTGTCTACAGTACCTAACTAGATACCATTTCCTAAGCCAACTCCAGGCAGTTGTAGAAAAGGATTCTGAGGCCTCGTTCTGGCTCCATGGGAAAGAATATCATGattgattagcaatgtctgcTCTAGGCAAGAGAGGGAGGTGCGACAAATGTATGCCATTAATTTGCAGTTTTCTAGAACACAGGGAGCTCCGTCTGAGTCAAGAAGCCAGGGTAGCCGGAGGGAACTGGATGTGATGATAAAGGCCATGCAGTGTCAGGCCACTTGTCAGCGATTAATAATATGAGCCTCTAAATAACAAACAGGTGTCAGTATGCCTGCTGCCTCTGGTCAACTCGTGGTAACCACCTGGGCATGGAGATTCATGTCTATGGAAAGAACATTGTATTTTAATTACCCATGTCTGCCACCAGGCTGGGTTGCAGGAGTGGCAGCacagttctctttctttctttttttgatgtttttttttaatttggtagagacagggtctcactatgttgcccaggctggagtatagtggtgcaatcacagttcagtgcagccttgaactcttgggctcaagtgatcctcctgcctcagcttcccaagtagctgggactataggcataccaccatgcctggctaatttttaaaatttttttgtggagataagttctcactctgttgcctaggctggtctcaaactcctggcttcaagcaattctcttgctttggcctccgaaagtgctgagccactgtgcccagcctcaattccCTGTCTTTCTGACCCTGCTCCAGTCTCAGGGGAACTCAGCTCTTTTCCATCACGCCATCTTAAGGACAGGGATAGAATGCCATTTTGGGGTCTGTGGGATTCTAATGGGACAAGGGCACTAGGAGTCAGATCTTTTAGAGGAAGAATACAAAATTCCCATAAAGACAGAGCATAAACTCCGTATTGAATATGAAATCTGTGCCTTGAGGTCATTTACTGAGACCCCAGGGTCACATTTTCTGTCAACGGGAAAATCTGAGGGCTCTAGTTTAAATGAGCAAGgtccctttctttttattcccctGTCTGGGCCTGTCCTTGCCACATGAGTAGTAACAACTTGAGGGCCAGGGTGATGATGTGGCCCTGAGGAGAGGATCAGGTAGGCACTTGTTCTGCTTTCAGACTAGACCTTGAGTGAGGGCTAAAAGCAGAACTGGGCCGGCAAGCGGGCAGGGCACCAGCAAAGGGGCCTGAGGCCACAGCCACAGAAACACCAGAGGATGCTCGTGTGTGTAGACGCCTCTGTGCTGCAGGGGCCTCTTAGAAGCCTGTGGCTCTAGGGGTGAGTGATGGGCTGGGGATTCCGGGGTTAGGGATCCCAACCTAATCCTTCCCATCCATGATACTGTTTTCCTATATTTCCGTCTGAGTGTGTTTTCCCAGGGGCCTCCACCTGGGGGGGCTTGAAGCATCACAGTCACCGGGGCACAGCAGGGACTCTTCTGGGAATGTCCAGCCCTAGAGTCATGTGTTTGAGGATGTGTAGATTACAGAAATCTACAGAGCACTGAGGCCCATAATGAAGCAAAAGGAACAGACTACGGAAGGGAACGGTTTACAAGGACTGTTTGTAAAACACCTATTAGGTGCCAGGCTCTCACATACATCAACTACGAGTCTCACAGCAATCCAGCAAGGAAGGCAATGCTTCCCTAAGTCATAAACGGGGAAGCTGAGTCTCAGAGGCATGGAGGTTCCAGGGGATAACTGACACAGCCGTGATGACTTCCAGAGGGGCCACGCTGCAGGCCCAAAGCATGACTTATCTCACTTTATCCTCACTCAGTGCAACTGGTCATCATAAGTTAAGTGTAGCTACATTTTTTGAGTGCTGACTTTATATCAAAGATATTTTTCTCTGAGCAACCCCATACCATAAGTTCAACATAGGTGAGAAGAACACAGGCTTCAAAACCAGGTGACCCCTACTCAGAATCCCAGTTTTCCTACCTCATTTAACCTTGGGTAATTCAAGTTGCTTCTCTGATCATTAATTTCCTTGTCAggtaaatggggataataaacctgagaattaaatgatggaatatataaaatgcttagtatatactaagtgcttaataaatggaaCTGACTTTTAGTAATTGATGATTCTGGGGTTTTACAAATAAGAACTGAAGATAAAAAAGGTGGCTTGCTTAAGGTCATCTGACTTAGCGGCAGAGCCAGGACTAAACACTGATCTGTCCCCCACAAATGCCAGTGTTCTTCTCCCCTGGTGTCCACAAGGCAACTGATATTCACAGTGCTGATCTTGAGTTGTCAGGAAACACACAAATTCCCATTCGCTGACTCTCTGATTGTAGAAAGCATGTAATGTGCTTTAGAAATATTTCCATCCCAAACAGTTCTAAATGTTGTCACTTTTAATAGCAAACTTAAGCTATCTAAAAAATTTGCAGACACGGACCGGTTCCAGAGCCTTCAATGTCAAAATTCACACTCATTATGGTCTTCTACATCAGAACTTATTAGGAGCATTAACCTCAGTCTAGGAACCATGTCAGTTTTATAAACACTGTTCTTTCTATTATGGTAAGACAGGATACTTAAAGGACATTTTCCTTGATaccatttcattttctatttaagtCATGAAAATAGTATTGAATTTGGGCAATACTACACACAAACTATTTTAGGGTTGCAGATTTTGAGTCTGTGCTGTAATAGTGTGGCCTGGTagtgtaaatatttgttggagaAAGATTAACTAGCAAGGCAGTATATTCAGAATGGCTGCCTCTTTCATTAACCCTGTAAGGAAAGAAACTGGAAAGATACACGCAATTCTGTAAATCACAATTTATAAGCAAGCAGCAATTGAACTTCTAGTtgagctagtttttttttttttcaggccaaTTAAagttcatattattttttaaacatctccTATTCTGccataactttattttaaatctgCATCTTAAACATGTAATGGCGAGAAATTTGCTATAATTTTCCACATGTATTTGGGTTAGAGACACATTATGCTCTATGCATTCATTACTTGCATGctgttgaaaaatcataaatagtGTTACTAGGAAAACTGATTGGGAAATTAATCCTTTGAAACAACAATATATGAGTGCAATGATTACACAGAATAAATAAACAGCTTACCCACAATTTCTCTTTTGGATAAATGTAAAGTCATTAGTTTCAGAACAGTTTTCCCAAGGACGTAAGGTTTTGCTTTTCCTCCGTAATGCCTCCTCAAAGCTGGTACATATCTTATGCTGAGCCATCCCTGAAAAGGTAGCCTTAATCAAAATCTAATCTATAAATCACCTTTAAAGCCTTGAATGTTTGGCTTTATGAGGTCTTAAACACACTTTGCAGGTTCGCAAAGACCACAGATCAGATTATTACAGTTCCTGTCAAGATGTGGCTTAATGAGGGTGAGGGAAGTATAGAAGACTTCAACTCCAGACCCTCGGAACTAGATCCCCTAGTTCACTGGatatatattttatggaaaaGGGTAAGATTGTATCACAGTGTTAATCCAGAAACTCGAATCCTCTGATTAGAATCAGAGGAGAACTGAGAAGAACCTGCCGGCGGATGCACGAGTGGGTTAGAATTGAACTTCTCCCCACGAAGGCAGCACAGGCTTCGATGGAGCTTTTTTCCTGGGTCCCGAGCCACATCCTGACAGGCCACTGTGGCCCTATTGCACACCTGGTGAGGAGGGGCATCAGCTTGGATTTTCTAACAGGTTCCTTTCCAGAACTTTTGCTGCGGGCATGGAGACTCTTACCAAATTCGGCTCCATAATACATTCCCCAAAACATTAGAACTCAGGATAGGTCTACGCCTCCActgatatgaaaaaatatatgaaagcatGGATTAGGGTTTTTGCCACAGATGAGAACAAAATCCAACGGAGACTTGACATTTCTTTAGAAAGGCTGCCACCAACAGAACTTTTCCCAGAAGTTACATCCGTGCTGACCTTCATCAGTTACATTGAGAAAAAATCTGTTCTATGTGACTGTCAGCCACAGGAGACGGAATTTTAGGCACTGAACTTGACGAGAAGGACTTTCTAACTTTGATTCAGTTTCAACTCACACTCCCCAAACCCCTCAATGGCAGAGAGGCCGAGGATCCCCGAATGGGGAGGTGAGGCTCAGAACAGCGAGGGTGCCTGAGCACAGCACCACACTCTCCCGGTTTCTGAGCCCCGAGCCCCGCAGTGGAACTCGGGCCGCTGCGACGCGGCTCCCGTGCGGCTCCCACCGAGGCTGCTGTCACCTGCCGCGCGGGTCCGGCCCTCCCCGCCGACCGAGGCGCGCCCCGGGCGCAGTGCCGCCGAGGAGGGGCTCGGTCCCAGTGTCCACGCGGGTCTCCTCGCGGCCGCGGCAGGGCTCGGCCCGACTTCAGCGAGCAGATCCTCCGCCTGCGGCCGGTGACCCGCGCGACGCCCCGGCGGCACCGACAATGCTGTGCTCCAGCCCCGCAGGCGCCGCGGCAGCGGGTCCCGGGATGCTCCCGTGGTCCTTACCTGGCGAGGCCCGTCCCGTGCGCTCCCGGGGTCCTGGCTGGGCCGGCGCCGAGCCCGGGGCGACCGCGGATCGCTGGCTACGGCGTTTCCCGGTGCCGGGGGCGCGGGCGCGCGGGGCGCGGGGGGCGCTGCCCAGGCCCAGCTCGGCGGGAGCGGCCGGGCTGCGGCTGAGTCAGAGCCCCCGGCGGCGCGGGCGAGCCCGGACCAGCAGCCGAGAGGGGGCTCTGAGCGGAGCCGCGGCCGTCCTGGCATTTTAAAGGCGAGGCAGCTGGACGCTGTTCAAGCGGAAACGCAGAGAGAAACTTCAGTCCCCGGGGCAGAGCGTTGGCAGCGAGGGGAGGGGGCCCAAGAGCTCCTTGCAGGCGCACAAACCAATCTGGGCTATTCCAATATGCTCttcaaatgcattttcttcaGATATTCtctttacagttaaaaaaaaaaatccccccaaaCAACAACGACAGCAAAACCCTCTCAAAGCCTTCTCCTGCAGTATGCTTCATAGCAAGCCAAACATTTCCATTAAAGTTAGGGGCAAGAGCAGGGGGCCGGTTTGGGACGTCTGGTCaatgcaatcagacaagagaaggaaaaaaggtgTAAAAATACTGAAGTTGTGCctttgttaaaaaaatatatattctatatgtgtgtatatatgtatatatattatatatatgtgaagCGGGAGAAAAATGATTACTGTTTGCAGCGGCTGTGATTGTGTAGTTGGAAAGTGCAAACTGAAGATTGTTGAAATAATAGCCTTTCCAAGGAATTGGCAGGCTACAAAATAAACATACCAAATTAACGGTGTTCTTGTGCACTTACTAACCAGtttgaaaggcaaataaaaaatcCCATTCTCACTAATAGCCAAGCCACAGTAGCTAGGAAAAATAAACTTATCATgaaatgtgaaagagaaaaaaaaaaacaaccttctCTACTGGGGGACTGGAGAAGACTTGAATCTATTATGACGCACGCCTTATTCTTGGACAAGAAGAAGTAaaccctgtaatcccatcatGTCCTCTTTGTCTGTCAattcaatgccatctctatcaaattccaagtagaattttaaaacttgACATGATTCTCAGTGTCGTGTGGAAGAATAAAGAGAACAGGCAACAAAATGTTGATAAGGAAGAGCATAAGGGAAGCTAGCCCAGCTGgatattaaaatgaagaaatgcttgcatgcataaatgaataaatgaaaaaataaaatacattgtttgAGTGCTTACTATTTAAGGAAGTGCTCTATGTGGATTAATGCATTTTATTCATCACAACAAGCTATGATGCAGGTACTGATACTGCTGCCATTTTCAGATAGGAAATGGAAGCCCAAAAGTGTAAGTATCACACTTACACATTTGTGTAAGGTCACACAAGTAGGAGTAGGGGATCAGGGGTTTGATGCAGGCATTCTGCCTGCAAAAACTATGCATCTATGTGCTTCAACCCCATCACACGACACCGCCTCTGTCACAAGGCAAAAACCAGCACATTACTGGTCTGGACATGACTGttcaatggaatgggatgaagagCCCAGAATTAGAAGTACATGAGAAACTGTGGTGTTTAAGGTGGTACTTCATGTTAATCAGAtagatagttttttattttattttattttatgtttgagacggagttttgctgttgttgcccaggctggagtgcaatggcacgatctcggctcactgcaaccctctgcctcctgcgttcaagcaattctccttcctcagcctcccaagtagttgggattacaggcgtgccccaccacacctgggaAATTTTTgttagatacagggtttcaccatgttggccaggctggtctcgaactcctgacttcaggtgatctacccacctctgcctcccaaagtgctgggattacaggcgtgagtcaccatgcttggcccagATAAATAGatgtttaaataaatgatattggAATAACTAGATAGTGAAAGTGTGGGGATCTCATTTTCTACCTAGTTCCCCAGACCAAAACAAATTCCAGATCTGTCATAAATTGAACATAAAAAactgaagtcaaaaaataattagatgaatatatacataaaagtcATCATAAACCTAGAATTCTGAAAGCCTTTCTAAATATATCATAAAAGCataaaggaaaagactgatatatatgattataaaatatccaaataaatgTCTTCATGGAAAAAGGCACcgtaaacaaaattcaaaaataaacaacaaactggaaaaatatttgctatccATATGAGATGGGGTTACTAAGCTTAACAGAGATATAAACCTGGTTGAATTGGAATTTCAGATAGgctatgaataattttttagtatgaTTATGTCCCATTCATCATTTGTCTGAAAGTCAAATTTAACTTGATGTCCTGCATTTTAATCTGAAAGCCCTAACATAACAGCAACATTTTAATGTAGATATCTTACAAAGAAcgcttataatctttttttttaaaaagatgatcacCACAatagaacaaagaataaaagagatgaGCGGCCagttcacaaaaaaagaaatataaatgtccCAAACAAGAGAAAATAACTGTCCTCTCTAGCagtgaaataaatgcaaataaaaaatttaggaaGTTGTACTTTTTACCTACTAGctggcaaattttaaaatattgaacaaaTTCAGTGCTGCTGAAGGGTCTGGAAAAATGGGCATTCTCTCTCACTGTTTATGAGAATGTAATTTGGTACAATATTTCTAGAAAGCAGTTTGAGGACAAATATCAAATTGAATACTTTATGTACAAGCAAATTCATTTTCAAGAACTTATCTAAAGGCATCATCTGACAAGTGGACAAAACATATATAGCAGATGTTTGTTGCTTTgcagaaataatttataatagtagaatattggaaacaacccaaatatctgtCAATAGGGGATtagttattgaaatataattaaatcaTAATACTATGCAATGAGACTTACTGTGATGTGTGATGCAggcattattcttttttattctttgtttttgagacagggtctccctctgtcatccaggctggagtacagtggtgtgatctcagtttactgcagcTTGGATCTctcagactcaagcgatccttccacctcaacttcccaagtagctgggactacaggtgcatgccagcacgtctggctaatttttgttttgttttgttttgtttgtttgtttttggtagagacatggtttgccatgttgcctgggctggtctcaaactcttaagctcaagtgatcctcctggcttggcctcccaaagagctgggattactggcatgagccacagtgctggGCCGATGCAGGCATTATTCTAAACACTGCCTGTGTAATAACTTGTTTAATcatcagaacaaaacaaaacagaaacactgTAAGAAAGTACTATTAGCATCTCCATTCTGCAGAAGACAAAACACACAGAGAGGCAAGCAACTTTCTCAAGGTCTTATAGCTGGAAAATTGAGGACTAGGATTTAAAGCAAGGTGTTGTCGCTCCAGAGACCACACTCTCAGCTGTTATGCAATGTTGTGTACTGAATGGAATCCCATGATAGCATGCCAGAATAAATGCATCCATAGGATGGAATACCAAATAGGTGTTAAAAATGACAATATAATTCTGTACTTACTGACATAGAAGATAGTTATAacatattgttaagtgaaaaaagaaaatttcaaaaccaCATacttatatgattccatttgcatAATGTTGAATCTATTTACATGTGATTATACAT
This region includes:
- the CTXND1 gene encoding cortexin domain-containing 1 protein isoform X1 translates to MPGRPRLRSEPPLGCWSGLARAAGGSDSAAARPLPPSWAWAAPPAPRAPAPPAPGNAVASDPRSPRARRRPSQDPGSARDGPRQGWLSIRYVPALRRHYGGKAKPYVLGKTVLKLMTLHLSKREIVVTLQRPHEPAQCLLSVKGHCSPWATPMMPDRSSCLLEQPGSL
- the CTXND1 gene encoding cortexin domain-containing 1 protein isoform X2 yields the protein MPGRPRLRSEPPLGCWSGLARAAGGSDSAAARPLPPSWAWAAPPAPRAPAPPAPGNAVASDPRSPRARRRPSQDPGSARDGPRQSHSSAPTSQHSACSQ